A genomic region of Papaver somniferum cultivar HN1 chromosome 7, ASM357369v1, whole genome shotgun sequence contains the following coding sequences:
- the LOC113297322 gene encoding probable dolichyl pyrophosphate Glc1Man9GlcNAc2 alpha-1,3-glucosyltransferase yields the protein MEEFAWFAGIATCVKLLLIPSYRSTDFEVHRNWLAVTSSLPLSNWYSDETSPWTLDYPPLFAYFEKLLSIFAHLVDPKIVDLQKGLNYESDSVIYFQRISVIASDLCLFYGVYRLSKTLDIKKRRILWILIIWSPSLIIVDHIHFQYNGFLLGILLISLSFLEEGKDLVGGFFFAVLLCFKHLFAVAAPVYFVYLLRHYCKGGFAKSIRRFVMMGIAVGMVFAIAFGPFLYTGQIQQVLHRMFPFGRGLCHAYWAPNFWVFYIILDKGLAFLLAKLGFNIQTPAASFTGGLVGDSSPFAVLPRVTPLATMLLVLLALSPCLCKAWRDPQPRMITRWVAYAYTCGFLFGWHVHEKASLHFTIPLAVVAIQSVEDAKHYFLLSIVSCYSLFPLLFEAKEYPIKVLLLLLHSLLLLSVFTSQFGKSSSKAVGEPSHRGRSDGKTSKGRKPSSHEMNSGAGFVVGWVSMIYLLGLLAIEVWGQFLQPYLLGSERLPFLPLMLMSTYCGIGMVYSWLWQLKWIIEC from the exons ATGGAAGAATTTGCTTGGTTTGCGGGAATTGCAACCTGCGTTAAACTCCTTCTAATTCCTTCGTATAGAAGTACAGATTTTGAAGTTCATCGCAACTGGTTAGCTGTAACATCATCACTTCCTCTTTCTAATTGGTACTCAGATGAAACTAGTCCATGGACACTTGATTACCCACCATTATTCGCATACTTTGAGAAATTGCTATCTATCTTTGCCCATCTAGTTGATCCAAAAATAGTTGATCTTCAAAAGGGTTTAAATTATGAGTCTGATTCAGTCATTTATTTTCAGAGAATTAGTGTGATTGCATCTGATCTGTGTTTGTTTTATGGAGTTTATAGGTTAAGTAAAACCTTagatattaagaagagaaggaTTCTTTGGATTCTGATTATTTGGTCTCCTTCACTTATTATTGTGGATCATATACATTTTCAGTATAATGGGTTTCTTTTAGGGATTCTTTTGATATCTCTTTCGTTTTTGGAAGAAGGAAAAGATTTGGTTGGGGGATTCTTTTTTGCTGTGTTGTTATGTTTTAAGCATTTGTTTGCTGTGGCTGCTCCAGTGTATTTTGTATATCTGCTGAGACATTATTGTAAAGGAGGATTTGCTAAGTCTATTAGGAGGTTTGTAATGATGGGAATTGCAGTTGGTATGGTCTTTGCTATTGCATTCGGGCCGTTTTTGTATACCGGTCAG ATACAACAAGTCCTACATCGCATGTTTCCTTTCGGCAGGGGACTTTGCCATGCATACTGGGCTCCTAATTTCTGGGTATTTTACATAATTTTAGACAAAGGACTTGCTTTCTTGCTCGCAAAATTGGGGTTTAACATCCAGACACCCGCAGCTTCTTTCACTGGTGGTCTAGTGGGAGACTCATCACCGTTTGCCGTGCTTCCTCGG GTTACCCCTTTAGCAACAATGTTGTTGGTTCTACTTGCACTATCTCCATGTTTGTGTAAAGCATGGAGAGATCCTCAGCCACGGATGATCACAAGATGGGTAGCCTATGCATATACCTGTGGTTTTCTCTTTGGGTGGCATGTCCATGAGAAGGCATCCCTTCATTTCACGATTCCCCTTGCCGTTGTTGCAATCCAGAGCGTCGAGGATGCAAAACATTATTTCTTACTCTCAATAG TGTCATGCTATTCGTTGTTCCCTCTTCTATTTGAAGCCAAAGAATATCCAATAAAAGTGTTGTTACTTCTTTTACACTCACTTCTCCTGTTATCAGTCTTCACCTCCCAATTTGGCAAAAGCTCATCTAAAGCAGTGGGGGAACCCTCACATAGAGGGAGAAGTGATGGGAAAACATCAAAAGGACGAAAGCCTTCTAGTCATGAAATGAACAGTGGTGCTGGTTTTGTTGTTGGATGGGTCAGTATGATTTATTTgttgggtctgttggctatagaGGTATGGGGTCAGTTTTTGCAACCCTACCTTCTAGGCAGTGAAAGACTTCCGTTTTTACCTCTGATGTTGATGTCGACATATTGTGGAATTGGAATGGTGTATTCCTGGCTATGGCAACTGAAATGGATCATCGAATGTTAA